DNA from Kitasatospora herbaricolor:
GCGCCGGCCGGCGGCTGGGAGAGCTTCCTCGGCGCGGCCGGCTGAGGCCGGGCGACGCCGGCCCGGGCGCCGTGGGCGGTGCGGGCACGGCGGCGGGGCCGGGCCGCTACCGCGCGGCCAGGCCCAGGGCGTAGTCGAGCCAGAACTGGCCCGCGCCGGGCTCGCCCCGCCCGCAGTCGCCGTCCGACTCGCCCGGGATCTTCACCCAGAGGTAGGCGTCCACCCCCGGGCGGCCGGTCCGCTCGGTGGGCGTCTCGCCGACCGCCCGCCCCGGCGGGTTGCACCAGGCACCGCTGCCCAGCGGGCCCCTGCCGTTGCGGCTGGTGTCGATGACGAAGTGCTTGCCGCCGAGCGCGGCCGACAGCCCGGCACCGTACGAGGCGCTCTGCTCGGTGCCGTAGAAGTTGGCGACGTTGACCGCGAAGCCGTCCGCCTGCCCGATCCCGGACCGGTTCAGCGCGTCCACCAGCGCGGTGCGGTCCTGCGCCCAGCCCGCGTTGCCCGCGTCCAGGTACACCCGCACCCGGGGATGCCGCTTGAGCTCCGCCACCGCGTAGGCCAGCAGCGCGTACCGCTCCGCGACGTCGGTGCCCTTGGGGCCGCACCCGTCCAGGGCGTGCGGCACGGCGTCCGGCTCCAGCACCACCCAGGCCCGGCGGTCGGCCAGTCCGGCCGAGAGCGCGTCCACCCAGGCCCGGTAGGACGCCGCGTCGGGGGCGCCGCCGGCCGCGAAGCTGCCGCAGTCGCGCTGCGGGATGTTGTAGGCGACGAACAGGGCGGTGCGGCCCGCGGCGGTCGCCGCGCGGCTCAGCTCCTCCACGGCCGCCCGGTCGTCCCCGCCCACCAGCCAGTGCGCGGACGGCGCGCCGGCCAGCCGGGCGATCGCCTCGGCCTCCGCCGTGCGGCCCTGCGCGCGCAGTTCGGTGAACCGGCGGGCCGCGGCCGTCCGGTCGGAGACGTAGAAGCTCTGGCCGTCCGGCTGGTGCAGGGTGCCGGTGCCTGTGCCGGGCGTACCGGCGGGCGCCGGGGGCGGTGCGGCCGGCGCGGCGACCGGCGCCGCCTCGCAGGCCGCCAGGCCGGCGGCCAGCAGCAGCGGGAGAGCGCCCACGACGGGTGCGCGCAGCAGGCCCCGCCATCCGGCGTGCAGCAAAACGGCCCCTCCCCCGTCCCCGTGGTCGATCAAGTCTCCCACGGCGGCGGGACGAGGCCGCGGGCCCCGGGGAGCTGCCGCGGGGTGACGGGCACTGCGCCGCCACCCCCTCGGCGGCGGTGCTCAGCCGGCCTTGACGTCCGGCACCCGCCAGTCGATCGGGTCGACGCCGAAGCCCTCCAGCGCCTGGTTGATCTGCGAGAACGGACGGCTGCCGAAGAACAGCTTCGCGGACAGCGGCGAGGGGTGCGCCCCCTGCACCACCACGTGCCGCGAGGTGTCGATCAGCGGCAGCTTCTTCTTCGCGTAGTTGCCCCAGAGCACGAAGACGACCGGCTCCTCGCGGTCGCTGACCGCCTTGATCACGGCGTCGGTGAACTTCTCCCAGCCCTTGGCCTTGTGCGAGTTGGGCTCGTGCGCGCGGACCGTGAGCACCGCGTTGAGCAGCAGCACGCCCTGCTCGGCCCAGCTCATCAGGTAGCCGTTGTCGGGGGCCGGGACGCCGAGGTCGGCGTCCAGCTCCTTGAAGATGTTGCGCAGCGACGGCGGGGTCTTCACGCCCGGCAGGACGGAGAAGCTCATGCCGTGCGCCTGGTTGTCGTCGTGGTACGGGTCCTGCCCGAGGACGAGCACCCGGACCTTGTCGTACGGCGTCGCGTCCAGCGCCGAGAACTCCTGGCCGGCCGGGGGGAAGACCTGGTGCTCGGCCCGCTGGGCCGCCACGAAGGCCGCCAGCTCGGCGAAGTACGGCTTGCCGGCCTCGTCGGCCAGCACCCCGCGCCAGGACTCCGGCAGTTCCAACCCCGCACCCACGCCGGCCTCGACAGTGTCCGTCACGACTTCAACCTCCCACCAGGCGGCGGCACACGGCCGCGCCACCCCGACCTAGGCGTACCGGGCGCCGCCCGGTACGTCCTTCTTCCACCCCGAACGCTACACAGCCGCACCGACAACGCCCGCCTCAGCGCGGCTCGGGCACCGCGCGGGCCGGCTCCGCGCGCTCCGCCGCCGCGACCGCGGCCGCCCGCCGCACCCGCAGGTGCTCGACCGCGTTCAGCGCGACCAGCAGGGCGGCCAGCGCCAGCAGCGCGGCGAGCGCGGGCAGCCGCATCACCACCGGCACCAGGACGAACACCAGGCCGGCGGCGGCGATCCGGGTGCCGGACACCTTCCGGAACATCATCCAGCGGGTGTAGCCGAAGGTCAGCAGGTACAGGCCGCAGCCCCCGCAGAGCAGTCCGGCGGCGCCGCCGCCGAGCGCCTGTCCCGGGTGGGCGACCGTCTCGCCGAACCCGACCGCGACGGCGATCACCCCGGCGAGCAGGCTCAGGTGCCCGTACTGGAAGACCCGCCGGATGACGTCCCGGCGGGACTCGGCGACCGTGACGGCGTGCCGCATCGCGTCCGCCGCGTAGACGAAGTACTGCCACCACAGGCCGCAGGAGATGGTGAACGCCGCCGCCACCGCGAGCAGTTCGGCCGCGTCCAGGGCCACCCCGGCGGCCGCCGCACCGGTGCCGACGATCGACTCGCCGAGCGCGACCAGCAGGAACAGGCCGAACCGCTCCGGCATGTGGGCCGGGTGGTACGCCACCTTGGCCGGCCGGCGGCGCAGAAGCACCGGCGCGGACAGGTCGCAGAGCGCCGCCAGCGACCAGAGCAGCAGCCGCGGGCCGCCGTCCAGCAGGCCGCCCGCGAGCAGCAGCGGGCCGCTCACCAGGGCGCCGATCCCGTACGGCCCGCGCAGCACGCCGGGCATCCGGGCCAGCATCCCGAGCAGCACCAGCCGCGCCGCCCAGTACGCCCCGCCGAGGAGCAGCCCCCGGCGGCCGTAGGCGCCCGGCAGCGCCAACGCCATGAACAGCCCGGCCAGGCCGACGGCGAAGATGCCGAGCCGGTCGCGGACGTTGTCCACGTCCCGGATGTTGGCCTGCACGGTGGTGCCGACCCAGCACCAGTACACCGGGACGAAGACCACCAGCGCCCGCGCGACGCCCGCCCAGTCGTGGTGGTGGTGCAGCAGCGCGGAGACCTGGGTGATCGCGAAGACGAACACCAGGTCGAAGTAGAGCTCCGCCCAGGTGACCCGCTTCTCCGCGGCGCCCCCGGGCTCGCCGCCGGCCGGCTCCGGCGCTCCGGCCGCCTCGGCCCGCGGCGGTCCCGCCTTCGGAAGACTCATGATCCCTTCCCCCCTCAAGGAACGGCGGGCCCCGCCCCGCGGCCGGCAGCCGTGGAGCGGGGCCCGTTCAGACGTCGGCCGCCAGGGCCTGTCCGGCAGATCCTGCCGGGCGGCCCTAGATCATCTCGATCAGGTCGGCGATGGACTTGACCACCCGGGTCGGCCGGTACGGGAAGCGCTCCACGTCGGCCGCGGCGGTGAGGCCGGTCAGCACCAGGATGGTCTCCATGCCGGCCTCCATGCCGGCGACGATGTCGGTGTCCATCCGGTCGCCGATCATCACGGCGGTCTCCGAGTGGGCACCGGCGCTGTTCAGGGCCTCGCGCATCATCAGCGGGTTGGGCTTGCCGACGAAGTACGGGTCGACGCCGGTCGCCTTGGTGATCAGCGCGGCGACCGAGCCGGTGGCCGGCAGCACCCCCTCGGTGGAGGGGCCGGTCTCGTCCGGGTTGGTGCAGATGAACCGGGCACCGGCGTTGATCAGACGGATCGCCTTGGTGAGGGCCTCGAAGCTGTAGGTGCGGGTCTCGCCCAGCACCACGTAGTCCGGGTTGTTGTCGGTCAGCACGTAACCGGCCTGGTAGAGCGCGGTGGTGAGGCCGGCCTCGCCGATGACGTACGCGGTGCCGCCCGGGCGCTGGCCCTTGAGGAACTTCGCGGTGGCGAGCGCGGACGTCCAGATCCGCTCCTCCGGCACGTTCAGGCCCATGCCGGCCAGGCGGGCGCTGAGGTCACGCGGCGTGTAGATGGAGTTGTTGGTGAGGACCAGGAACGGCTTGCCGGACTCCTGCAGCCGGCGGAGGAACTCCTCCGCGCCGGGGATCGGCGTGCCCTCGTGGATGAGGACACCGTCCATGTCGGTCAGCCAGGACTCGATGGGCTTGCGGTCTGCCACGTGCGTGTCTCCCGAAGTCTTGCGATGGTCGTACGAAACGAGCTGCGCAACGTCTCCGGTGCGCGCCCCACCCGCCCGGACTCCCGCAGGGAACACCGGGCGACCGGGGGTACTGCTGGCTGCCCCAACGGGGCACAGCCTAATCCGCACACCTGCCCGACGGCAGCACTGCCCGCCCACCGGACTTCGGGGCCCGCCCGCACGGCCCCCTCAACGACTCCTTAAGCCGCCCCTAACCGCACTGATGACGCCTCGGTACGGCCGTCCGACGGGGCTAGCGTGAGGCACCGAACCCTCACCCAGCTCCTCAGAAGGAGTCCCCCACCCATGCTCAAGCGCCGCCTGACCACCGTTCTCCTCACCCTCGCCGGCTGCGCCCTGGCCGGCACCGCCGCAGCCCCGGAGGCCGTCGCGCACGGCTCCATGCAGAACCCGCTCAGCCGGGTCGAGGGCTGCTACCTGGAGGGTGCCGAGAACCCGAAGTCGGCCGCCTGCAAGGCCGCCGTCGCGGCCGGCGGCACGGCGGCGCTCTACGACTGGATGAGCCTGCGGATCGGCGACGCCGCCGGGCAGCACCGGGGACGGATCCCCGACGGCAAGCTCTGCAGCGCCGGCAACGAGATGTACAAGGGGATGGACCTGGCCCGCGCCGACTGGCCGGCCACCAACCTCACCCCGGGCAGCGACTTCACCTTCAGGTTCCGGGCCACCGCCCCGCACAAGGGCACCTTCCAGCTGTTCCTCACCAACAGCAGCTACGACCCCGCCAAGCCGCTGGCCTGGTCGAACCTCGACGCCCAACCCTTCGTCACGGTCACCGACCCGCAGCTCGTCGACGGCTCCTACGTACTGCCCGCCAAGATCCCCGCCGGGCGGACCGGACGCCAGCTGGTCTACGCGATCTGGCAGCGCTCGGACAGCCCGGAGGCCTTCTACTCCTGCTCCGACGTGGTCTTCGACGGCAGCGGCAGCGCCCCCGGCAGCACCCCCGTCCCGCCGGCCGGTGCCGGCGGCGGCCACTCCCACCCGGCCACCCCGACCGCCCCGGGCACCCCCGGCGCCCCGACCGCCGGTGCCTCCGCCCCGGGCACCCCGCCCGCACCCGCCGTCCCCGGCGGCAGCACCGCCGTACCCGCCGCCGCGGCCGGCACCACCGACCCGGCCTCGGGGCCCGCCCCCGCCGCCGTGCTCGCCGCCGGCTCCACGGCCACCGCCGGCGCCGCGTCCGGCGCCGCCGACCCCAGCACCGTCGCCGACGCCGAGAAGCTCGCCCAGACCGGCTCCGACCGCTCGCTCGGCATCCTCGCCTCGATCGGATCCGCCTTCCTGCTCGCCGGCGGCACCGTCTTCGCGCTGCGCCGCGGCCGCCGCACCCCCGGCGCCCACGCGCGCTGAAAACGCCGCCGCGGCCGTGGGGTGGCGGAGCGACGGGCGGCGGGCGCGGTGATTGAGTGGGACGCATGACCACCCCGCCCCGCCCCCCGTTCCGTGTCGGCCTGGTCGGTTACGGCCTGGCCGGCTCCGCCTTCCACGCGCCGCTGATCGCCACCACCCCCGGGCTACGGCTGGAGGCCGTGGTCACCGCCAACCCGGAACGCCGCGAGAAGCTCCGCGCGGAACACCCCGACGCCCGGGCCCTCGACACCCCCGAGGCCCTGTTCGCCGACCCGGACGCCCTCGACCTGGTCGTCGTCGCCTCCCCCAACCGCACCCACGTCCCGCTGGCCAGGGCCGCGCTCACGGCCGGGCTGGCCACCGTGGTCGACAAGCCGCTGGCCGCCACCGCGGCCGCCGCGCTGGACCTCTGCGAGTTCGCCGAGAACCGCGGCGTCCTGCTGTCGGTCTTCCAGAACCGCCGCTGGGACGGCGACTTCCTGACCGCCCGCCACCTGGTGGAGACCGGCGCCCTCGGACGCGTGCACCGCTTCGAGTCCCGGTTCGAACGGTTCCGGCCCAAGCCCAAGGCCGGCTGGCGCGAACTGGCCGACCCGGCCGAGGCCGGCGGCACCCTCTACGACCTCGGCAGCCACCTGGTCGACCAGGCCGTCGCCCTGTTCGGGCCGGTCGAGAGCGTGTACGCCGAGATCGACACCCGCCGGGACGGCGCCGTGGTCGACGACGACTCCTTCCTCGCCCTCACCCACGACGGCGGCGTCCGCTCCCACCTGTGGACCAGCGCCGTCACCCCGCTGGTCGGCCCGCGCCTGCGGGTGCTCGGCGACCGCGCCGGGTACGTCAAGTTCGGCATGGACCCGCAGGAGGACGAGCTGAGGGCCGGTCACCGGCCCGACGGGGCCCGCCCCTGGGGCGCCGACGACGAGGCCCACTTCGGCGCCTTCGGCACCAACGAGAACGCCGCGCCGCTCCGCACCCTCCCCGGCGACTACCCCGCCTACTACGCGGGCATCGCCGCCGCCCTGGCCGGCACCGCCCCGCCTCCGGTCGACCCCCGGGACGCGGTCACCACGCTGACCGTGCTGGAGGCGGCCCGCGCCAGCGCCGCCACCGGCACCGTCGTCAAGCTGCCCCGCTAGGCCGTCCCCGCGGCCCGGGCCGGGTCAGACCGCGATGACCTCGACCGCCGCGCCCAGCCCCCGGAAGTCAGCGATGTTGCGGGTGTACAGCGGCAGGCCGTTCGCCGAGGCCACGGCCGCGATCATCAGGTCGATCCGGCGCGGGCGCGGCTGGCGCCCCGCCGCGATGGTCAGCGCCACCAGGGTGCCGTACCGGGCGGCGGCGGCCGCGTCGAAGGGCAGCGGGTCGAAGTCCGCCGTCGCGGCCCCCAGCACCTCCAGCCGGGCCGAGCGGCTGAGCGGGTCACGGGCCATCGCGACACCCTGCTGCAGCTCCGCGAAGGTGATCGCGGTCAGCTCCGGGACGGCCGGCAGGTCCGCCGGGTCCAGCAGCGCCAGATCGATGTAGACGCAGGTGTCCAGCACCCCGGCGGGACGGCGCCGGACCACCTTGCGGCGTTCAGCCACGGGGACGCTCGAACGGGTCGTCGTCCTCGCCGAGCAGGTCCTCGGAGCCGAAGATCTCCTCGGCCTCCTTGCGCATCTGCTGGTAGTCGACCCTGGGCAGCCGGCCGTGCCGGGCCACCAGCTCCTCCGCGCTCAGCCGCCGCCGGCCGGAGACCGGCCGCAGTTCGGCGACCTCGACGCCGTTACGGGTGATGTGGAACGTCTCGCCCGCCTCCACCGCGTCCATCACCGCGGCGGAGTTGTTGCGGAACTCGCGCTGGGTAATCGTCTTCATCCCTCCACGGTAGCCCCGTGTAGCACCGATGGCTACACTCCCGCAACCGCTCGTGGGAACCGGCCCCGCACCCGTACCATCGTCCTCGACGACAGCACGCGCGGCCCCGCGCCCGCACCGCCCCGCCGACCGGCCGGGCCCGCACCAGGAGGAGGACGACGATGACCTTGCTCGCCGCCCTGCTCGGACTCCTGCGAGTCCTCACCGGCGAACTGCTCACCGGCTCGTCCGGCCTGACCGCCGTCGCGGCCGCCGCCGCCCTGGTGCTGCTCTCCGGCGTCGTCGCCGGCACCCTCGCCACCGGCCGGCTGCTCGGCGCCCGCGCCCCGGCCGCCGTCCGCGACGGGACCCTGCGCCGCCACGCGCTGCGCACCGCCTTCCTCCCGCAACGGGACCCGGACGCCCGCGGCCGCCGACGCCCCAGGGCACCGGGCGCGGCCCCGGCGGCCGCGTAACCACCCCACCGCACCAGCTCGCGGCCGTCCTCCGCCGACCTCTCGATCCCGAGACCCCGGAGGGCTCTCCTCACCATGTCCGTCCTGTCGATCCTCGACCCGGCGGTGGGCCTGGCCCACACCGCCGTGTCCGCGCTCGCGCACGTCCTGCCGACCGCCGCCGCGATCATCCTGTTCACCGTCTGCGTCCGGCTCGCCCTGCACCCGCTGGCCCGGGCCGCCGCCCGCGGCGAGAAGGCCCGCACCAGGCTCGCCCCGCAGGTGGCGGAGCTGAACCGCAAGCACAAGGGCAAGCCGGAGAAGCTCAAGGAGGCGCTCGCCGAGCTGTACCGGGAGGAGAAGGCGTCACCGTTCGCCGGATGCCTGCCGATGCTCGTGCAGATCCCGTTCTTCTCGGTGATGTACCGGCTCTTCACCACGCCCAACGACCTGCTCGACCACACCGTCCTCGGCGTCCCGCTCGGCATGCACGTGAGCGGCGCGCACGGCCCGGCGCAGCTGGCGGTGTTCGGCGTCCTGTACGCGGCGCTGGCGGCCGTCGGCTACGCCAACTTCCGCCGGGCCCGGCGCACCGGCCTGCCCGGCGCCACCACCGCGGCGGGCGCCGCACCGGCCCCCGGGGCGGCGCTGCTCCCGTACCTGTCCTTCGGCACGGTGCTGTTCGCCGCGCTCGTGCCGCTGGCGGCCGGGCTCTACCTGGTCACCACCACCGCCTGGAGCTCCGCCGAGCGCGCGTGGCTGCACCGCGGCACCCCGGCACCGGCGCTGCCGGCCGCACCGGAGGCCGGGCCGGAGCAGCCCGTGAAGCTCGCCAAGCCCGTGCGGAACACGAAGGCGGCGCGGGGCGCGAAGCCCGGCGCGCCCGCCCGGGCGGGCGCGACCGGTGGGGCGGGCGCCGCGAAGGTCCCGGGGGCCAGGAAGGCGCCCCGGGCCGCCAGGCCCTCCGCCGGCAACGTCAGGGCGGCCGGCGCCGGCAAGGCGGCCGAGCCGGCCGGGGCCGCGGAGTCCGGCTGACGCGGCGGTGGGCCCGCCCCCGTGCGGGGCAGGCCCACCGGGGCCGGACGGGACGTGCCCGACGGGACTGCCGGACGGGGCCCGGGGCTCAGCCCCGGGTCCACCCCGCCAGGTAGGCGTCGATCTCGCCGGCCAGCCTGGTCTTGCCGGCGGTGTCCAGGAAGGACGCCTCGACGGCGTTCTTCGCCAGCCCGGCGACACCGGCCTCGTCGAGGCCGAGCAGTCGGGCCGCGACGCCGTACTCGGTGTTCAGGTCGGTGCCGAACATCGGCGGGTCGTCACTGTTCACGGTGACCAGCAGCCCGGCGTCGACCATCTGCCGGATCGGGTGCTCCTCCATCCGCTCCACCACCCGGGTGGCGAGGTTGGAGGTGGGGCAGACCTCCAGCGGGATCCGGTGCTCGCCCAGCCAGTCGACCAGCGCCGGGTCCTTCACCGACTGGGTGCCGTGGCCGATCCGCTCCGCGCCGAGCAGCCGCACGGCGTCCCAGACGGTCTCCGGGCCGGTGCTCTCACCGGCGTGCGGCACGCTGTGCAGGCCGGCCGCCCGGGCCCGGTCGAAGTACGGCTTGAACTGCGGGCGGGGCACACCGATCTCGGGGCCGCCCAGGCCGAAGCTGACCAGGCCCTCGGGGGCGAGGTCGACGGCGAGCCGGGTGGTCTCCTCGGCGGAGGCGAGGCCCGCCTCGCCCGGGATGTCGAAGCACCAGCGGAGCACCACGCCGAGGTCCTTCTCGGCCGACTTGCGGGCGTCCTCGATCGCCTCCATGAAGGCGACGTCGGGGATGCCCCGGCGGACCGAGGAGTACGGCGTGACGGTCAGCTCGGCGTAGCGGATCTGCTGGCGGGCCATGTCCTCGGCGACGCCGTAGGTCAGCGCCCGGACGTCCTCGGCGTCGCGGATCAGGTCGACGACGCTGAGGTAGACCTCGATGAAGTGGGCGAAGTCGGTGAAGGTGAAGTACTCGGCGAGCGCGGCCGGGTCGGTCGGCACCTTCGAGCCGCGGTGGCGGGCGGCCAGTTCGGCGACCACCCGGGGTGAGGCCGATCCGACGTGGTGGACGTGCAGCTCCGCCTTGGGCATGCCCGCGATGAACGCCTCGATGCCGCTCTTCCCGTCCGGCTGGACCACGGTGTGACTCTCTCTCTACGCGCGTCTCATCAGTTCCCGCAAGGCTACGCGAGCCTCCCGCGGCACCGGGAACGCACGCGCCACGGCGGGTGCGCCGGGCTCAGCCGCCGAGGGCCACCGCGACCGTGTGGATCAGCAGGCCGGCCAGGGCGCCGACCACCGTGCCGTTGATCCGGATGAACTGGAGGTCCCGGCCGACGTTGGCCTCGATCTTGCGGGAGGCGTCCTCGGCGTTCCAGCCGGCGACCGTCTCGGAGATCAGCGAGGTGATCTCGTCCCGGTAGGTGTCCACCACGTACTGCGCGGCGTCCTGCAGCCAGGTGTCGGCCTTGCCCTGCAACCGGGTGTCGGTGGCCAGCCGGGCGCCGAAGTCGCGGACGCCCCGGGTGATGCGCAGCCGCAGTTCGCTGTCCTCGTCCTCGGCGGCGGTCATCACCAGCGAGCGGACGGCGGCCCAGGTGGAGGCGATCAGGTCCTGCACCTCGGCGCGGGCGAGCAGGTCGGCCTTGGCGCGCTCCACCCGGGCGATGGTCTCCGGGTCCTGCTGGAGCTCGGCGGCGAAGTCGGCGAGGAAGTTGTCGACGGCCCCCCGGGCCGGGTGCAGCGGGTCGTCCCGGATGTCGGTGACGAACCGCATCAGCTCCTTGTAGACCCGCTCGCCGACCTGGTGGTCGATGAACCGGGGCGTCCAGCCGGGGGTCTTCTGGGTGACCCGCTGGACGACCTCCTCGTGGTTCTCGGTCAGCCAGTCGTGCACCCGGACGGCCACCAGGTCCACCACCCCGTGGTGGCCGCCGTCGGCGACCACCTTGCCGAGCATCCGGCCCATCGGCTCGGCCACCGAGGTCGCCGACGCCCGCCGGGTGACGGCCTCGCTGACCACCGCCTGGACGTCCTCGTCCCGCAGCACCGCGAGCAGTCCGCGCAGCGCCGCCGAGGCCTCCTTGGTGACCCGCTCGGCGCTGCCCGGGGCGGCCAGCCACTCGCCGAGGCGCCGGGCGATGCCCAGCGCGGCCAGCCGGCGGCGGACCACCTGGCCGGAGAGGAAGTTGTCGCCCACGAAGTCGCCCAGGGACTTGCCGAAGGCGTCCTTCTTGGTCGGGATGATCGCGGTGTGCGGGATGGGCAGGCCGAACGGGCGGCGGAACAGCGCGGTCACCGCGAACCAGTCGGCGAGCGCGCCCACCATGCCGGCCTCGGCGGCCGCCGCCAGATAGCCGGCCCAGGCGCCGGCACCGGAGGCCTTCGCCCAGGTCGCCAGGGCGAAGACCAGGCTCGCGAAGGCCAGCAGGCCGGTCGCGATGGCCTTCATCCGCCGCACGCCGCGGCTCTTCTCCTCGTCGGCCGCGGTGAACCTCACACCGGGGCCCGCTCCGTCGGACGCTTCGTCGCTCACCCCGCCAGTCTGCCCCGTACCCGGCGCGCGTGATCCTCCCCACCCCTCCCCCGCGCGCCGTGCGCCCCGCGGGCCCCGTCGCGCCGGACCCGGATGAACGGCCGTCAGGCGGCCCCGGACCTGCCGGGGCCGCCCGCGGGCCGGGGTGGGGCCGGCTCAGCCGATCGCCACCCGGGCGTACATCTTGGCGATCACGTCCTCGATGGCCGGCTCGCGGACCGAAAGGTCGACCAGGGGGTAGCGCTCCGCGACCGCGGCCACCACCGGCGCGGCGCTCTGCTGCGCGGGGAAGGCCAGCCACTGGCGCGGCCCGTCCACCTTGACCACCCGGGCGCCGGGCACGTCGATCGGCGGGCGGGCCTCGGCGAGGTCGACCACCAGGGTGCGTTCGCTCATCCCCACCGCGTGCAGCCCGGCCAGGTCGCCGTCGTGCACCAGCCGGCCGTGGTCGATCACCATGACCCGGTCGCAGAGCTGCTCGATGTCCACCAGGTCGTGGGTGGTGAGGAGCACGGTGGTGCCCTGCTCGCGGTTGACCTGGCGCAGGAACTCCCGGACCCGTCCCTTGCTGACCACGTCCAGGCCGATGGTCGGCTCGTCCAGGTAGAGCACCTGCGGGTCGTGCAGCAGCGCGGCGGCGAGGTCGCCGCGCATCCGCTGGCCCAGCGAGAGCTGGCGCACCGGGGTGTCCAGCAGGCCGCCGAGTTCGAGGAGTTCGACGCAGCGGGCCAGGTTGGCCCGGTAGCGGGCGTCGGGGATGCGGTAGATCCGGCGGGCCAGCTCGTAGGAGTCGCGCAGCGGGAGGTCCCACCAGAGGGTGGTGCGCTGGCCGAAGACCACGCCGATCCGGCGGGCGAGCGCGGTGCGCTCCCGGGCCGGGTCGACACCGGCCACCCGCAGTTGTCCGGAGGAGGGGACGAGGATGCCGGTGAGCATCTTGATGGTGGTGGACTTCCCGGCGCCGTTGGGGCCGATGTAGCCGACACAGGCGCCGGCCTCGATGTCGAAGGTCAGCCCGTCCACGGCGTGGACCTCGCGTTTCTCGCGCCGCAGTCGGCCGGTACGCGTGCGGACGGTGAAGCTGCGGCGGACGTCGTCGAGTTCGATCAGTGCCATGCCTGGGTCCTTTCGCTGGGCCGGCGGTGCTGGAGCCGGCTTCGGGGGGTGCTGGAGAGCGGTGCCGGGTGCTGAAGGGCGGTGGTGGGGCGTGTGCCGGGGGCGGTCAGCTGCCGGTGCCCCGGTAGGCCCGCAGCCCGGCCCGCCAGAGCAGCCCCGCCACGTAGGCGCAGAGCGCGGCGGCCACCGGCGAGGCGTACTGGAAGGCGGCGGGTAGTCCGAGCGGGTCGGGGCGGTCGAGGATCCGCAGGGCGGGCAGCCAGTTGACGAAGGCCAGCGGGATCCCGAACACGACCCCGGCCACCAGCTCCTTGGCGAAGATCGTCGGCGGGTAGTGCAGCAGCGTGGCGCCGCCGTAGGTGAAGGAGTTCTGGATCTCCTTGGCCTCGCCCCACCAGAACTGCAGGGTGGCGAAGCCGATGAAGAGCGCCGAGAAGATGACCGTCCCGCAGAGCAGCAGGACGGGCACCAGCAGCACGCGGTCCCAGGTCCACGCCACGTCCAGCGCGGTCAGTGACCAGGCCAGCACGGCGGCGGCCTGCACCGGGCGGCCGAGCCGGCGCAGCGAGAACCGCTCGGCGCAGAGCTGGGCGAGCGCGGGGGCGGGCCGGATCAGCATGGTGTCGAGGGTGCCGGCGCGGATCCGCGCGCCGAGCGCGTCGGTGCTGCCGACGAAGAGGTTGGCCATGCCGAGGGCGATGCCGGACGTCCCGTA
Protein-coding regions in this window:
- a CDS encoding glycoside hydrolase family 6 protein, with product MLHAGWRGLLRAPVVGALPLLLAAGLAACEAAPVAAPAAPPPAPAGTPGTGTGTLHQPDGQSFYVSDRTAAARRFTELRAQGRTAEAEAIARLAGAPSAHWLVGGDDRAAVEELSRAATAAGRTALFVAYNIPQRDCGSFAAGGAPDAASYRAWVDALSAGLADRRAWVVLEPDAVPHALDGCGPKGTDVAERYALLAYAVAELKRHPRVRVYLDAGNAGWAQDRTALVDALNRSGIGQADGFAVNVANFYGTEQSASYGAGLSAALGGKHFVIDTSRNGRGPLGSGAWCNPPGRAVGETPTERTGRPGVDAYLWVKIPGESDGDCGRGEPGAGQFWLDYALGLAAR
- a CDS encoding uracil-DNA glycosylase, which translates into the protein MTDTVEAGVGAGLELPESWRGVLADEAGKPYFAELAAFVAAQRAEHQVFPPAGQEFSALDATPYDKVRVLVLGQDPYHDDNQAHGMSFSVLPGVKTPPSLRNIFKELDADLGVPAPDNGYLMSWAEQGVLLLNAVLTVRAHEPNSHKAKGWEKFTDAVIKAVSDREEPVVFVLWGNYAKKKLPLIDTSRHVVVQGAHPSPLSAKLFFGSRPFSQINQALEGFGVDPIDWRVPDVKAG
- a CDS encoding low temperature requirement protein A; this encodes MSLPKAGPPRAEAAGAPEPAGGEPGGAAEKRVTWAELYFDLVFVFAITQVSALLHHHHDWAGVARALVVFVPVYWCWVGTTVQANIRDVDNVRDRLGIFAVGLAGLFMALALPGAYGRRGLLLGGAYWAARLVLLGMLARMPGVLRGPYGIGALVSGPLLLAGGLLDGGPRLLLWSLAALCDLSAPVLLRRRPAKVAYHPAHMPERFGLFLLVALGESIVGTGAAAAGVALDAAELLAVAAAFTISCGLWWQYFVYAADAMRHAVTVAESRRDVIRRVFQYGHLSLLAGVIAVAVGFGETVAHPGQALGGGAAGLLCGGCGLYLLTFGYTRWMMFRKVSGTRIAAAGLVFVLVPVVMRLPALAALLALAALLVALNAVEHLRVRRAAAVAAAERAEPARAVPEPR
- a CDS encoding HAD-IIA family hydrolase, translated to MADRKPIESWLTDMDGVLIHEGTPIPGAEEFLRRLQESGKPFLVLTNNSIYTPRDLSARLAGMGLNVPEERIWTSALATAKFLKGQRPGGTAYVIGEAGLTTALYQAGYVLTDNNPDYVVLGETRTYSFEALTKAIRLINAGARFICTNPDETGPSTEGVLPATGSVAALITKATGVDPYFVGKPNPLMMREALNSAGAHSETAVMIGDRMDTDIVAGMEAGMETILVLTGLTAAADVERFPYRPTRVVKSIADLIEMI
- a CDS encoding lytic polysaccharide monooxygenase auxiliary activity family 9 protein, producing the protein MLKRRLTTVLLTLAGCALAGTAAAPEAVAHGSMQNPLSRVEGCYLEGAENPKSAACKAAVAAGGTAALYDWMSLRIGDAAGQHRGRIPDGKLCSAGNEMYKGMDLARADWPATNLTPGSDFTFRFRATAPHKGTFQLFLTNSSYDPAKPLAWSNLDAQPFVTVTDPQLVDGSYVLPAKIPAGRTGRQLVYAIWQRSDSPEAFYSCSDVVFDGSGSAPGSTPVPPAGAGGGHSHPATPTAPGTPGAPTAGASAPGTPPAPAVPGGSTAVPAAAAGTTDPASGPAPAAVLAAGSTATAGAASGAADPSTVADAEKLAQTGSDRSLGILASIGSAFLLAGGTVFALRRGRRTPGAHAR
- a CDS encoding Gfo/Idh/MocA family oxidoreductase, which encodes MTTPPRPPFRVGLVGYGLAGSAFHAPLIATTPGLRLEAVVTANPERREKLRAEHPDARALDTPEALFADPDALDLVVVASPNRTHVPLARAALTAGLATVVDKPLAATAAAALDLCEFAENRGVLLSVFQNRRWDGDFLTARHLVETGALGRVHRFESRFERFRPKPKAGWRELADPAEAGGTLYDLGSHLVDQAVALFGPVESVYAEIDTRRDGAVVDDDSFLALTHDGGVRSHLWTSAVTPLVGPRLRVLGDRAGYVKFGMDPQEDELRAGHRPDGARPWGADDEAHFGAFGTNENAAPLRTLPGDYPAYYAGIAAALAGTAPPPVDPRDAVTTLTVLEAARASAATGTVVKLPR
- a CDS encoding type II toxin-antitoxin system VapC family toxin, whose product is MAERRKVVRRRPAGVLDTCVYIDLALLDPADLPAVPELTAITFAELQQGVAMARDPLSRSARLEVLGAATADFDPLPFDAAAAARYGTLVALTIAAGRQPRPRRIDLMIAAVASANGLPLYTRNIADFRGLGAAVEVIAV
- a CDS encoding type II toxin-antitoxin system Phd/YefM family antitoxin, which encodes MKTITQREFRNNSAAVMDAVEAGETFHITRNGVEVAELRPVSGRRRLSAEELVARHGRLPRVDYQQMRKEAEEIFGSEDLLGEDDDPFERPRG